The window ACCTGCATCTGTCATTGGTATTGCTAGGCAGGTCATATTCTATGTACCTGTCATGATGATATTGCCCAGGTTATTTGGTATCCAGTGGGTATATATTGGCACATTTTCCATTGATTTTATACTAACCATCGGCATTATCATTCTCATTAGTAAGGAGTTTAATCGATTACGAGGAAATACGGCTCCCCTCAAACCCAATTTTGAACATGCAGGTTAGTTTAGAAATTAGTGGATGAATAATGCAGATACCTCTTTACAATAAAGAACCAATAAGGTATAATAAATAATAATGATAATCATTATCAAATAAAACTTATGAAGTCATTTATATAGGAGGTACAAGATGAGTAAAATGGTTGTGATTTATTGGAGTGGAACAGGTAATACGGAAGTGATGGCAAATGCAGTTGCAGATGGTGGTAAAGCTGCTGGTGTAGATGTAGCAGTTATTCCTGTTGATGATGCATCCAAGGAACATGTGGTTGAAGCTGATTTTATTGCTTTAGGTTGCCCTTCCATGGGAGCGGAAGTTCTAGAAGAGGATAGTATGGAACCTTTTGTAGAATCTTTATCAGGTCTTGATTGGGATAACAAAAAGCTGGTATTATTTGGTTCTTTTGATTGGGGTGACGGTGATTGGATGCGCTATTGGGAAGAGCGTATGAAAGGGTACGGTGCGACTCTGGTTCAAGATGGTCTTATTGTGCATCTCGAACCAAATGATGATGACATAAATAGTTGTAAAGATTTGGGTAATGCTTTGGTTGAATAGGTAATCATGAATGAGGTCAATGCTTATAGGTTGCTATGCATGCGGAAAGGGTTTGGATAACATGTCTGTTCATTTAATGAAGCAATTTATAAAGGAAAAGAGAAGTTAAATGATGAACAATACTTTATGACAACACTCGCTTATCATCTAGCGCCTGTTATGAAGTGTAAAAAACCTTCATCAATTCTAACCTTTAGTAAGGGAAGAAGGAACATGCACACTTTATGGGATGCATTTAAGAACAAACTGATGATAATAGGGTCATTGCTTTTTTATAAATTAAAACGTACAAACAACCACATATTAGTTTTGTTTTTTATACCTCGTTATTTTATGGATATTATACGGTGTCCATATAATAGTTCTTTTTTAGTGAAGCTGGGTTATGGGAATTGTGACGATATAGATGCTTGTTTACAGCGCTTAAAGGAACGGTATAAACATAGTAAATGCCCTCATGAAATTGGATTATTTCTAGGCGTGCCTTTAGAGGATGTGAAAAGCTTCATCAAACATAATGGAAAGCATATCTTCTTTGTGGTTATTGGAAAGTGTATCATAAACCTCAGCAGCGTGTTAAGCTTTTTGATGCATATGACCAAGCAAAAAACAATATTCTAAAAAAGGTAACAAGTGGTCATACCTATCATTTGCTAGCCAGTTAACGATAGCTTTGGAACGTGCTTGTCAAGATGAGGATAGATGTGTGAATTAAAAAAGTATTGACAAAAACGTATAGTTAGTATACGATACCGTTATGGATGATCATATGAAATTAGCAGTTGAAAAATTTATTATCATGACAGAGAAATTTGCTAATATAGGTAAAGTCTCACGTTATTATGGCACAGATGTTATCATACATCGAAGTGAGATACACATCATTAATCTTATTGGTGACTATGCAGGATTGCATATATCTGAAATTGCCAGGAAATTTGGTGTAACAAAAGGAGCTGCTTCACAGACCATTAAAAGGTTAGAAAGAAAGGGGTTAGTTGAAAAGTATCTGGACGAAACCAATAATACAAGAATGATTGTAAGATTAACCACCAAAGGCAATAAAGCATATATAAACCATGAAATTCATCATAGAGAATGTGACAAAGAGCTTTTTACATTTTTTGAAGATTTGAATGAACATGAAATGAAACTAATTATTACCTTTATGAATAAAGCAAGTGACATGGTAGATAGACATTTATAAGCAAAGCATGACTATCTGCCATGTGTGTCATGTGTAATGGGTTAATTTTTTTGACTTAACGTATAGCATGTATACGTTATAGAGCGGTATAAGCATATGCAATAATAAAGAAAGGAGAATGCACGTGGAAGGACAAGTAATGCAGATGCAAAAGGATAAAATGATGACTGACCTTATGAATGAAGCAGGTATAAAACCCACGGCTCAAAGAGAAATTATATGCAATATTGTAGTTCAAAATGCTGATCAGCATTTTACAGCGAAGGATATTGAACGGATGGGTGATGATTTGGGTATGCCCATCAGTTTGTCGACGATTTATCGTACTTTGGAGTTATTGGAAAAAAGAGGCATCATTATCAAACATAATTTTCACGATAATGATTCGGCGATCTACGAGTATGCTCATAAAGATGTACATCATCATTTAATCTGTAAGTCATGTGGTAAGGTCATTGAAATAACAGGGTTAGAGCCTAGTGATCTTCATGAACGGTTATTACATGAAGGTTTTCACTATACGTCCTATAATCTTAAAATATATGGGTATTGTGATGCATGTAAACCACAAAAGTAAGATGTATATGCGCATAAAAATTTTTACGCTTAACGTATACATACTGTACTTTTCCTAGATCCACGTAAACTTGTCAGTAATTAAAAATAGTTCAAATGAATCACATGAATGGATAAGGAGGCAGCAATGAAAGAAAAAAAACAAGATTTAGCAAAAGCATATAAAAGAGATAGTATATTATCAAGAGTTTTGATGATGATTAGCGTAACAGCAGGTATTATACCAATTTTTATAGTCATGAACATCATACGTATGCTTTCTACTCAGTCAGCTACTCTGAAAGGCATTGTACTCTCAGGGGTAATCGTTGGCATATGTCAAATCACAAAAGCTTTATTTTATGCACTGTCCATGTGGCAGGCACATGATTTTGCATACACATCCTTGGCCAAGATAAGACTTGATATGATTGAACACTTAAAGAAGTTGCCGTTGGGGTTTTTCCACAAACGAAAAGTTGGTGATTTAACACATATTATGAATCATGATGTGGATCAAATCGAATTGTATCTGGCACATGGATTACCAGAAATAACCGTTGCTATTTTGATTCCAAGTATTATCGCTATCAGTTTGCTTTTCATGGATTGGCGTTTAGGGTTAGCTTTAATATCCACCGTACCCCTTGTTCTCATCTATCAAGTCATACTGAACAAGCTCATAGCAGGTCTGTTCACGCACTATACTAAAAGTACGAAAAGGATGTCTGAAGATTTGCTTGAATATATAGCTACTATACCTGTTGTTAAAGCTTTTAGCAGAGAAGAGAGGCGGACGAACAGGGTATTAGACGGCATGCACAACTATATAAAATGGGTAAAAAAAATGGTGACGACCACAGCTTTTCCTATGGTTTTTTCTAACATGCTAATGGAAGGCGGATTGGTGGTCTTAGCCATTATAGGGTCCATGCTCTTACGTGATGGTAAAATAGATGCACATACTTTTGTATTAGCGATTATACTAGGTGGATTATTCAGTACAACCCTTTCTAAGCTCCCTACATTTCATCATATTGGCATTATTTATAAGAACTCAGCCAGTCGCATTCAGTCCATTATGGATGTTAAACCCATGAAAAAACACCCCCATCACAACCATATAAGTGGTGATGATATTGTACTTAAAGATGTCAGCTTTGGTTATGAGAAAGATCAGTACATCTTGAATCATGTGGATGTCGTATTCAAAAAAAATTCAGTCAATGCCATCGTAGGAACGTCTGGTTCGGGTAAAACAACCCTTGCAAATTTACTTATGGGATTTTGGCAACCTCAAAAAGGTCAAATAAGCATCCATGGACAACCCATCGATACAATCAGTGAACAAGACCTATCGAACCTTATGTCCATGGTTCAGCAAGAAACCTATTTATTTAATATGAGTATCAAAGACAATATCAAAATTGGCAATAAAGATGCCAGTGATGAACACGTGATACAAGTGGCTAAACGTGCACAGATTCACCACATGATCATGGACTTGCCAAAAGGGTATGACACGTTGGTAGGAGAATCAGGGGCAAAACTATCTGGTGGCGAAAAACAGCGTTTATCCATTGCTCGTACCATGTTAAAGGACACACCCATCATTATTCTAGATGAAGCAACATCAGCCATTGATGCATCTAATGAATATCTGATTCAAAAAGCTCTGGATCATTTAAGTCAGCACAAAACCATTATAACCATTGCCCATCATATCCATACGATTAAAAAAGCAGATCAGATTATTGTCATGGACAATGGCAGTATTCTTGCTAAAGGAACCCATGATCACTTAATGAAAAGTTGTTCTTTATATAAAAAAATGGTAGAGGAGCAAAGCAGTGTTGATAACTGGCAGATTAAGGAGGTCGTTAACATATGATATCAAATATTATAGGCTATATGACGCGAAAAGGAAAAGGTATGCTAGGCCTAGCCATCCTATGCTTTATCCTAAAATCACTTGCTCAAGCAGGCATGATTCTTGTCATATTCGACATGCTGAATACCATCATAGCTGGGCAAACAGACCATCTTGGCACATACTGGCTGATACTTATTGGTATCGTTTTAATAAAAGGCGCATTGGATGCCATAGCAGATATCGGAAAGCATTTTGCAGGTTTTGAAATTGTGGCTAAGATAAGAGAAAAAATAACAAAGCGATTGAAGCAATTTTCTTTAGGATTTTACACCAACGAAAGACTTGGTGAAATAAGCACGATTATCCATAAGGATGTGGATAATATGGAGAGTATAGCCGCTCATATGTGGTCAAGAATGTTTAGTGATATCATCACAGCTTTGATTATCGGAGGGTGGTTATTTGCCATCAATTGGAAGTTGGGGCTTGCAATGGTATCCTTTATACCCATTGGTTTATTGGTCTTTGTATTCGGCATTAAGTCCAGCAGCCAACTTGAAAAAGAGTCTCAAAATCGTTTGGCAGATATGGTCAGTCTGTTTGTAGAGTACACAAAAGGGATACCTTTATTAAAAGCCTTTAGTAAAAGCCCAACATTTGAAAATAAACTAAAAGACAGTACCATCAAATTTGGTGAAAGTAGTAAGAAACTCTCCAAATCCGTTGCCGGCTATATTGGCAGGTATATGCTATTTTTAGATATTTGTTTTGGTATATTGGCAGTCGTTGGAGCCTATATGGTATTTCACCAGGACATAACAGTTAGCACCTTTATCATCTTTATTGTCTTCAGCAAAGAATTTTACAAGCCTTTTTATCATGCAGAGTCTTATTGGCTTAAATATATTCAAGTGAAAGACAGCTATGGCAGAATCATGACCCTACTAAAAGCACCAGTGGTTGATACATGTAGGAACCCAGAAAGGATAAAAGGGTTCCATATTCAATTTGATCACGTACACTTCAATTATGAGCAAGATGCCTTTCGTTTGGTTAATGTAAACCTTGATATTGAGGAAAAAAGTATGGTGGCCTTAGTGGGTCCATCTGGTTCAGGCAAAACAACCATAACCAATCTAATCCTACGGTTTTGGGATCCTCAAAAAGGTCACATACGTGTAGGGGGTATTGACACACGAAAATTAGATTATGATGATCTCTTAGCCCATATAAGCATTGTCATGCAGAATGTGATACTATTCTCAGATACCATCTATGAGAATATAAAAGTAGGTCGACGGGATGCCACAATGGAAGACGTGATACATGCAGCAAAAAAAGCAATGATTCATGATTTTATTGTAAGTTTACCTCAGGGTTATGATACGCCATTAGGCGAAAATGGATTAGGGTTGTCAGGTGGTCAGAAACAGAGGCTTTCCATTGCCAGAGCATTCTTAAAAGATGCATCCATTGTCATATTGGATGAAATGACAAGTAACGTTGATCCCATAAACGAGAGGAAAATTCAAAAAGCCATCAGTAACCTATCTCTTAATCGAACAGTCATTGTTATAGCTCACCACTTAAAAACCATCAGGTGTGCCGACAAGATAGTGGTGTTCAATGAAGGGCAAATCGTTGAAAGAGGTAATCATAAGGAACTGCTGGAAGCTAATGGACTGTATAAGAACTTGTGGGATACACAGAAAAAAGCAGAAAATTGGAACCTTCGTGGTGCCTAAGACGTCATTAAAAATTAGTAGAACCACTCTCATATATACATCTCTTAAGTGAAGTATCACTTTCGAGATGTTTTGTTTTGAAAAAAACATTTTTTTTGTAAAAAACCCTTGCAAAAAAATTAATATGCGCTATAATTTAATCATAAAGTATATATTAATAATATGTTAAGGTTAACCTTAAAAAAGGATGATTGCAGTGAGCAAGTATGAAGAGGATTATATACGCTACATCTATTCAAGAATAGAACAAGGTGAACATCTTGTTAAAATAACGGATATCGCCAATGTATTTGGCTATACCAAGCAATCTGTTATTGAAATGATAAAGAAAATGGAAAGCCGCGGTTATGTAAAATACATACCCTACAAAGGTGTAGATATCACCGAAGAGGGCAGGAAAATTGGTTCCCGTATGGTAAGGGTCCATCGGTTGTGGGAGATCTTTTTAGTCAATGAATTAGGCATGAAATGGGATGAAATTGATGATGAAGCACATTTATTGGAGCATGCTACCTCCCCCCTTCTAGAAAGCAAATTATATACTTATCTAGGTAAACCCGAGTACTGTCCACATGGTAATCCCATACCCGATGAAGATGGCGAGGCAACCTACATTACCTATATGACCCTTGATCAAGTAACAGCCAACACCACATTTATCGTGAAGATGGTTAAGGATGAACCCTCGTTACTTAAGTACTTGAAACAAAACGGAGTCAACATTGGAACGACACTGTATATTCAATCCATTTTAGCCTATGATGGCATGATTCATGGTATCATAGACGGACAAGATTTTTATATGAGTAAAGAGTCTGCAAAACTTGTTTCCGGAATTATTGTTAAGCGTGAGAAAGGATGATTGGCATGAAAAAATTAATCATTGGTTTAGTGAGTTTAATGTTAATAGTGGTTATGGCTGGGTGTTCCAGCAACCAAAAGGTAAAAGAAGAAAAAGATGATACATTGAATGTGGTTGCTACAACAACCATGTTAAAGGATTTAGCCATACGTATAGGTGGCGATAAAGTCAATGTGGTGGACTTAATGGGAGCAGGTATTGATCCTCACCTCTACAAAGCAAGTGCAGGAGATGTGAGTAAGATGCAAGAAGCAGACCTGATTGTTTACAATGGGTTGCATCTTGAAGGAAAAATGGGTGAGATATTTGAAAATCTTCAAACCAGGGATAAGGAAGTCTTAGCTGTTGGTGAAGCCCTTGATGAAACCATGCTTCTGTCTTCTTCTGATTTTGAAGGCAATCAAGACCCTCACATATGGTTTAATGTGAAGTTGTGGATGGATGTTACCCGTGTGTTGGCTGATAAGCTGATTGCCATTGATGAAGGGAATCAAACTTATTATGAAGATGCTAGAGATAACTACCTAAAAGAGTTAGAAAATCTGGATCAATATGTGACGGACAGAGTTAATGAATTGGAAGAAGATCAGCGTATATTAATCACAGCTCACGATGCTTTTAATTACTTTGGAGATGCCTATGGATTTGAAGTAAGAGGGCTACAGGGTATTAGTACGTCAGCAGAAGCAGGTACACAAGATGTGAGTCAATTAGCTGATTACATCACCGAGAAACAGATAAAAGCCGTATTCGTAGAATCATCAGTACCTGTTAAAAATGTTGAAGCCCTGAAAGAAGCCGTAGCATCAAGAGGATTTGAAGTAGCCATTGGTGGCGAATTGTTTTCCGATTCTACTGGCTCAGCTGGTACAGAGGAAGAGACATTTATTGGAACCATGACCCATAATATTAATATTATTGTAGATGCTTTAAAATAAAAACCATGTATAGAATAACATGAGAGGTGATCAGATGCAGAAATACGTGATTGAAGTGGAAGATATGACAGTAGCTTATGAGGAAAAGCCTGTTCTTTGGGATATTGATATTAACATTCCAAAAGGCGTGTTAATGGCCATTGTAGGACCTAATGGTGCAGGGAAATCCACACTGATTAAAGCCATGTTAAGTCTGATTAAACCCATATCAGGAAAAGTCCTTTTTAATGGGTTGAATTATGAATCACAAAGGCGTTATATTGGCTATGTGCCTCAGCGGGGAAGTGTGGATTGGGATTTTCCTACAAGTGTTTTTGATGTGGTGCTCATGGGGACATACGGGCAAATAGGCTGGGTGAAACGACCAGGCAAAAAAGAAAAAGAAAAGGCCCTTGATGCCATAAAAAAGGTAGGTATGGAAGCATTTGTTGACCGACAAATCAGCCAGTTATCTGGAGGGCAACAGCAAAGAGTATTCTTAGCAAGAGCTCTGGTTCAAGAAGCGGATATTTACTTTATGGATGAACCTTTTCAAGGGGTAGACGCTAAAACAGAAAAAGCCATTGTGGCGATTTTGAAGGAGCTGCGTTCACGAGGAAAAACAGTTATTGTGGTCCACCATGATTTACAGACAGTAAAAGAATATTTTGACTGGGTAGCCCTCTTAAATACCAAGCTTATCCAATATGGAAAAGTTGATGAGGTCTTTACAGATGACAATCTAAGAATAACCTATGGCAGTACGGAAAGTGTCCTGAAAGGTGAGGGGTGATGGTATGACTTTAGATTTACTATTAAGAGATTATACACTCCAAATCGTAGCTTTAGGTTCTGCTGTCCTTGGTGCTGTAAGTGGTATACTGGGAAGCTTTGCCGTCCTTCGGAAACAGAGTCTCCTTGGCGATGCCGTATCCCATGCAGCACTTCCAGGTATTGCATTTGTATTCTTAATAACCGGTGTCAAACAGACGGAAATGCTCTTATTAGGTGCATTAATATCGGGATTGTTGGGTACGTTCATGATTGTAAGTGTTGATCGGTATACCCGTATCAAATTTGATAGTGCTCTTGGCTTAACATTGTCTTCTTTTTTTGGTTTAGGATTAGTACTACTTACATATATTCAGAAAATCCCTAATGCTAACCAAGCGGGTCTGGAGAATTTTATATTTGGTCAAGCATCCACTTTGCTTAAAAGAGATGTGTATTGGATGATAGGCCTTGGCATTATGATTCTCACCGTTGTCATTGTATTTTGGAAAGAGTTGAAGATTTTTTCCTTTGATCCAGAATTTGGTAAGAGTATTGGGTTTTCTGATATGAAAATCAACATGCTGTTATCCAGTATCACAGTTATTGCCATTATCATTGGTTTGCAGTCTGTTGGTGTTATATTAATGAGTGCATTATTGATCGCACCTGGTGTGGCAGCACGGCAATGGACGGATAAATTAGCCATCATGGTTTTATTAGCCGCTATCTTTGGTATAGTAGCTGGTGTTATAGGTACAATCATTAGTTCCCTGGTTGGCAACATGCCCACAGGTCCGGTTATTGTGGTGGTTATTAGCTTAATTGTCTTCTTCTCTTTATTTTTTGCAACCAAACGAGGTATGCTATGGCGTGTTATGAGGATGAAGAGGAATAGACGGGACATTAACGACAGCAAAGTGTTAGTTAATCTCTACGAATTGGCCATGAATCATGATGTGGTATACCATCCCCATAAAACAAACGTGATTATGCTGGGCAAAAATAATAAGCGTACAGATAATAAACATGTCATCAAAAGTCTTCTTTATCTGTGTGATAAAGGTTACGTTAAAAGGGATTATTTTGATACATGGTCCATTACAGATTTAGGTATAGAAAAAGCAAAAAGAATCATGGCTAACCATGGAGGTGAAAAATTATGACTCCTCAAGTAGAAATTATGCTCATTGCCGTTATTGTTTCAGCAGCTTGTGCCCTATTAGGTGTCTTTCTTATTTTAAGAAAAATGGCCATGATGACAGATGCTATATCCCATACGATTTTACTTGGTATCGTTATTGGCTTTTTTATAACAGAGAGTTTAACATCACCTTTGCTGATTATTGGTGCAGCACTTATAGGCTTACTGACCGTTTATTTAGCAGAACTTCTTAAAAGAACCAAGTTAATGTCAGAAGACAGTTCCATCGGTCTTGTTTTCCCCTTTTTATTTAGTATAGCGATTATTCTGATTACAAGATATGCAGGTAACATTCATTTAGATGTAGATTCAGTACTATTAGGTGAACTGGCATTCGTTCCTTTTGATCGACTTATTTTATTTGGACGTGATGTAGGACCAAAATCCTTGTACGTGATGGGCATCATTTTAACCATTGATCTTGCGTTTATCCTTCTTTTCTATAAGGAACTCAAGTTAGCGACTTTTGATGCTGCATTAGCAGCCGTTATTGGTTTTTCACCTGTGTTGATGCATTATGCACTCATGGGTCTGGTATCTGTTACAGCTGTAGGTGCTTTTGAAGCCGTTGGGTCCATATTGGTGATCGCATTTATGATTGGACCTCCCATAACAGCTTATATGCTAACGGATAAATTAAAGACCATGCTTGTGTTAAGTGTGGTCATAGGTACCTTTAATGCGCTTTTAGGTTATCAAGTAGCCGTTATCTATGATGTGTCCATTGCAGGTTCCATTGCTACAGTGATTGGTATCACCTACTTGATTGTTTTTATAACCGCTCCAAAAAGAGGCATCATCACCATGGTGTATAAACGACATATGCAGCGCATAGACTATGCCATGCACTCGTTATTGGTTCATCTCTATAACCATGAAGGCACGGAGGAAGAAGAAGTAGAAGCCAATCGTCATGTGATTGATCAGCATCTACATTGGCAAAAAAGCTTTTTGGATAAAATAATGAAAAAGGCTTTACGGCTTCAATGCATTGTTGTGGAACAAGAATTTCTAAAATTGACATCAAAAGGAAGAGAGTATGCCATTAGAAGTTTTGAAGACATATAAGCTTTCAACGCTCAAAAATGTCCATTAAAATCAAGGTATGGGTTTTGATTGACGATACTCAGAAGGTGTTTTTCCAAAATGGCGTTTAAAGGTTTTAGAGAAATAGAACTGATTACAGAAGCCTAACCTTTGAGAAATATCACTAATGGAATAATGGGTTCTTCTGAGCATACGACAAGCTTCATCCAATCTCTTCTTTAGAAGATATTGATGGGGTGTAATTTTAAAATTTTGCTTGAACAATCGAAGGAAATAGATAGGATTAAGAAAAGTCTTGCCTGCTATTTCCTCTAATTTTAGATTTTTATGGTAGTTATCATGCATAAAATCAATGGCAGGCTTTAATTTGTCATAATGATGATAGGTCATGTTATCTATCTTTTTTTGTTGTGCTTTTATCATATCCGATATGCATAATAACAGGAGTGAGGTCACATAACAAGTCAAGCCTATAGGAGCCGTTTCATGGGTATTATAGGGGGGTTTTAAATCACCATGAAATAACTTAGGTATGCAGGTATAATCCATATCCCTTAAAAGGGACTTGTCTTTTTCCCAGATATAGACTGGGGCGAGATGCTCCAAGTATTTATTTAACATAAGTCCATGAGGGATAAAATGCAACCAATAAACAGATAGATAGGACGAACATAATTGTGCTTGCAGCTTATGGGCATTAATAAAATACACATGCCCAGGCTTCAGTGTGTAGGTTGTACCGTCAACCCGAATAGAAGCTTCCCCTTCAACAGGAAAATAAAGCTTATAATCGTGTTCATTGGTGATGTATTTCA is drawn from Vallitalea pronyensis and contains these coding sequences:
- a CDS encoding MarR family winged helix-turn-helix transcriptional regulator, producing the protein MDDHMKLAVEKFIIMTEKFANIGKVSRYYGTDVIIHRSEIHIINLIGDYAGLHISEIARKFGVTKGAASQTIKRLERKGLVEKYLDETNNTRMIVRLTTKGNKAYINHEIHHRECDKELFTFFEDLNEHEMKLIITFMNKASDMVDRHL
- a CDS encoding metal ABC transporter permease → MTLDLLLRDYTLQIVALGSAVLGAVSGILGSFAVLRKQSLLGDAVSHAALPGIAFVFLITGVKQTEMLLLGALISGLLGTFMIVSVDRYTRIKFDSALGLTLSSFFGLGLVLLTYIQKIPNANQAGLENFIFGQASTLLKRDVYWMIGLGIMILTVVIVFWKELKIFSFDPEFGKSIGFSDMKINMLLSSITVIAIIIGLQSVGVILMSALLIAPGVAARQWTDKLAIMVLLAAIFGIVAGVIGTIISSLVGNMPTGPVIVVVISLIVFFSLFFATKRGMLWRVMRMKRNRRDINDSKVLVNLYELAMNHDVVYHPHKTNVIMLGKNNKRTDNKHVIKSLLYLCDKGYVKRDYFDTWSITDLGIEKAKRIMANHGGEKL
- a CDS encoding metal ABC transporter solute-binding protein, Zn/Mn family, which codes for MKKLIIGLVSLMLIVVMAGCSSNQKVKEEKDDTLNVVATTTMLKDLAIRIGGDKVNVVDLMGAGIDPHLYKASAGDVSKMQEADLIVYNGLHLEGKMGEIFENLQTRDKEVLAVGEALDETMLLSSSDFEGNQDPHIWFNVKLWMDVTRVLADKLIAIDEGNQTYYEDARDNYLKELENLDQYVTDRVNELEEDQRILITAHDAFNYFGDAYGFEVRGLQGISTSAEAGTQDVSQLADYITEKQIKAVFVESSVPVKNVEALKEAVASRGFEVAIGGELFSDSTGSAGTEEETFIGTMTHNINIIVDALK
- a CDS encoding flavodoxin, yielding MSKMVVIYWSGTGNTEVMANAVADGGKAAGVDVAVIPVDDASKEHVVEADFIALGCPSMGAEVLEEDSMEPFVESLSGLDWDNKKLVLFGSFDWGDGDWMRYWEERMKGYGATLVQDGLIVHLEPNDDDINSCKDLGNALVE
- a CDS encoding ABC transporter ATP-binding protein, which translates into the protein MISNIIGYMTRKGKGMLGLAILCFILKSLAQAGMILVIFDMLNTIIAGQTDHLGTYWLILIGIVLIKGALDAIADIGKHFAGFEIVAKIREKITKRLKQFSLGFYTNERLGEISTIIHKDVDNMESIAAHMWSRMFSDIITALIIGGWLFAINWKLGLAMVSFIPIGLLVFVFGIKSSSQLEKESQNRLADMVSLFVEYTKGIPLLKAFSKSPTFENKLKDSTIKFGESSKKLSKSVAGYIGRYMLFLDICFGILAVVGAYMVFHQDITVSTFIIFIVFSKEFYKPFYHAESYWLKYIQVKDSYGRIMTLLKAPVVDTCRNPERIKGFHIQFDHVHFNYEQDAFRLVNVNLDIEEKSMVALVGPSGSGKTTITNLILRFWDPQKGHIRVGGIDTRKLDYDDLLAHISIVMQNVILFSDTIYENIKVGRRDATMEDVIHAAKKAMIHDFIVSLPQGYDTPLGENGLGLSGGQKQRLSIARAFLKDASIVILDEMTSNVDPINERKIQKAISNLSLNRTVIVIAHHLKTIRCADKIVVFNEGQIVERGNHKELLEANGLYKNLWDTQKKAENWNLRGA
- a CDS encoding Fur family transcriptional regulator; its protein translation is MEGQVMQMQKDKMMTDLMNEAGIKPTAQREIICNIVVQNADQHFTAKDIERMGDDLGMPISLSTIYRTLELLEKRGIIIKHNFHDNDSAIYEYAHKDVHHHLICKSCGKVIEITGLEPSDLHERLLHEGFHYTSYNLKIYGYCDACKPQK
- a CDS encoding metal ABC transporter ATP-binding protein, translating into MQKYVIEVEDMTVAYEEKPVLWDIDINIPKGVLMAIVGPNGAGKSTLIKAMLSLIKPISGKVLFNGLNYESQRRYIGYVPQRGSVDWDFPTSVFDVVLMGTYGQIGWVKRPGKKEKEKALDAIKKVGMEAFVDRQISQLSGGQQQRVFLARALVQEADIYFMDEPFQGVDAKTEKAIVAILKELRSRGKTVIVVHHDLQTVKEYFDWVALLNTKLIQYGKVDEVFTDDNLRITYGSTESVLKGEG
- a CDS encoding metal-dependent transcriptional regulator, with product MSKYEEDYIRYIYSRIEQGEHLVKITDIANVFGYTKQSVIEMIKKMESRGYVKYIPYKGVDITEEGRKIGSRMVRVHRLWEIFLVNELGMKWDEIDDEAHLLEHATSPLLESKLYTYLGKPEYCPHGNPIPDEDGEATYITYMTLDQVTANTTFIVKMVKDEPSLLKYLKQNGVNIGTTLYIQSILAYDGMIHGIIDGQDFYMSKESAKLVSGIIVKREKG
- a CDS encoding ABC transporter ATP-binding protein; translation: MKEKKQDLAKAYKRDSILSRVLMMISVTAGIIPIFIVMNIIRMLSTQSATLKGIVLSGVIVGICQITKALFYALSMWQAHDFAYTSLAKIRLDMIEHLKKLPLGFFHKRKVGDLTHIMNHDVDQIELYLAHGLPEITVAILIPSIIAISLLFMDWRLGLALISTVPLVLIYQVILNKLIAGLFTHYTKSTKRMSEDLLEYIATIPVVKAFSREERRTNRVLDGMHNYIKWVKKMVTTTAFPMVFSNMLMEGGLVVLAIIGSMLLRDGKIDAHTFVLAIILGGLFSTTLSKLPTFHHIGIIYKNSASRIQSIMDVKPMKKHPHHNHISGDDIVLKDVSFGYEKDQYILNHVDVVFKKNSVNAIVGTSGSGKTTLANLLMGFWQPQKGQISIHGQPIDTISEQDLSNLMSMVQQETYLFNMSIKDNIKIGNKDASDEHVIQVAKRAQIHHMIMDLPKGYDTLVGESGAKLSGGEKQRLSIARTMLKDTPIIILDEATSAIDASNEYLIQKALDHLSQHKTIITIAHHIHTIKKADQIIVMDNGSILAKGTHDHLMKSCSLYKKMVEEQSSVDNWQIKEVVNI
- a CDS encoding metal ABC transporter permease — translated: MTPQVEIMLIAVIVSAACALLGVFLILRKMAMMTDAISHTILLGIVIGFFITESLTSPLLIIGAALIGLLTVYLAELLKRTKLMSEDSSIGLVFPFLFSIAIILITRYAGNIHLDVDSVLLGELAFVPFDRLILFGRDVGPKSLYVMGIILTIDLAFILLFYKELKLATFDAALAAVIGFSPVLMHYALMGLVSVTAVGAFEAVGSILVIAFMIGPPITAYMLTDKLKTMLVLSVVIGTFNALLGYQVAVIYDVSIAGSIATVIGITYLIVFITAPKRGIITMVYKRHMQRIDYAMHSLLVHLYNHEGTEEEEVEANRHVIDQHLHWQKSFLDKIMKKALRLQCIVVEQEFLKLTSKGREYAIRSFEDI
- a CDS encoding AraC family transcriptional regulator, with the protein product MDDLNVKLICGGFNRCLPKWSMKYITNEHDYKLYFPVEGEASIRVDGTTYTLKPGHVYFINAHKLQAQLCSSYLSVYWLHFIPHGLMLNKYLEHLAPVYIWEKDKSLLRDMDYTCIPKLFHGDLKPPYNTHETAPIGLTCYVTSLLLLCISDMIKAQQKKIDNMTYHHYDKLKPAIDFMHDNYHKNLKLEEIAGKTFLNPIYFLRLFKQNFKITPHQYLLKKRLDEACRMLRRTHYSISDISQRLGFCNQFYFSKTFKRHFGKTPSEYRQSKPIP